One genomic region from Bacillus rossius redtenbacheri isolate Brsri chromosome 6, Brsri_v3, whole genome shotgun sequence encodes:
- the LOC134533130 gene encoding uncharacterized protein LOC134533130, whose translation MNMSKWDGLLKEVGELSTQIEQSTAADDSGQEAVEAAEAETLLQELGAELGEALATMRDLECAMTTVKAGVRGEEAEWRKFREEICCMLGNSSRLQTAMAQTHLTDLGGGFARFTDELEKALRQQDCKFRAQPSERRSAYRQNRRTLARCVVDGAWRTASEIKAGLHIAAANIAPEAVTADSVQRVERIIVDYARCVEDKAKALTMAVEDADERTRALETQLSNLQRYNKNLKEMVASAAAAAAAAAARSGKKRACSEKPSSEDLRDQLKELRGKSARLKSILDRKCNCSSAQ comes from the exons ATGAACATGTct AAGTGGGACGGCCTGCTGAAGGAGGTGGGCGAGCTGTCGACGCAGATCGAGCAGAGCACCGCCGCCGACGACAGCGGCCAGGAGGCGGtggaggcggcggaggcggagACGCTGCTGCAGGAGCTGGGGGCGGAGCTGGGGGAGGCGCTGGCTACCATGCGCGACCTCGAGTGCGCCATGACGACGGTGAAGGCCGGGGTGCGGGGCGAGGAGGCGGAGTGGCGCAAGTTCCGCGAGGAGATCTGCTGCAT GCTGGGCAACTCCTCGCGGCTGCAGACGGCGATGGCGCAGACCCACCTGACGGACCTGGGCGGCGGCTTCGCGCGCTTCACGGACGAGCTGGAGAAGGCGCTGCGGCAGCAGGACTGCAAGTTCCGCGCGCAGCCGTCGGAGCGCCGGAGCGCGTACCGCCAGAACCGGCGCACGCTGGCGCGCTGCGTGGTGGACGGAGCGTGGCGCACGGCGAGCGAGATCAAGGCCGGCCTGCACATCGCCGCGGCCAACATCGCTCCGGAGGCCGTCACCGCCGACAGCGTGCAGCGCGTCGAGAGGATCATCGTGGACTACGCGCGCTGCGTCGAGGACAAGGCCAAG GCGCTGACGATGGCCGTGGAGGACGCGGACGAGCGCACGCGCGCCCTGGAGACGCAGCTCAGCAACCTGCAGCGCTACAACAAGAACCTGAAGGAGATGGtggcgtcggcggcggcggcggcggcggcggcggcggccaggAGCGGCAAGAAGCGGGCGTGCTCGGAGAAGCCGTCCTCCGAGGACCTGCGCGACCAGCTCAAGGAGCTGCGAGGGAAGTCGGCCCGCCTCAAGTCCATCCTGGACCGCAAGTGCAACTGCTCCAGCGCGCAGTAG